A genomic stretch from Sporocytophaga myxococcoides includes:
- the lysS gene encoding lysine--tRNA ligase has product MQLSEQELIRREERETLMKMGINPYPSETFHVNVSAKDIHQHYEQRKTDYKNVSIAGRIMSRRIMGNASFVELQDSSGRIQLYVRRDDLCPEEDKTYYNTFFKKLLGIGDFIGVTGYVFTTQTGEISIHVTSLTLLTKALKPLPIVKEAEDEQGNKKVFDAFSDPEQRYRQRYVDLIVNPDVKDTFIKRTALVNTMRDYLNNKGYLEVETPILQPLYGGAAARPFKTHHNTLDMTLYLRIANELYLKRLIVGGFDGVYEFSKDFRNEGMSRFHNPEFTQIELYVAYKDYNWMADLVEEMVEKIALKLHGTTEVKVGNNVISFQRPWKRFTMFEAIKHFTGITIDNMDEDELRNVAKSLNIDVDDSMGKGKLIDEIFGAKCEPNLIQPTFIMDYPVEMSPLAKRHRTKEGLVERFEAICNGKEICNSFSELNDPVDQRARFEEQLELGKRGDTEAMVLDEDFLRSLEYGMPPTAGLGIGIDRLAMIMTNSNSIQDVIFFPQMKPEKQMQQASDAEYLARGIQKEWIPLMQKAGINNIEQLKSANANKLFNDLCGMRKKMKLEIKAPTIDEVKSWIEA; this is encoded by the coding sequence ATGCAATTAAGTGAACAGGAACTAATTAGAAGAGAAGAAAGGGAAACTTTGATGAAAATGGGGATAAATCCTTATCCATCAGAGACTTTTCATGTAAATGTATCAGCAAAAGACATCCATCAGCATTACGAACAGCGAAAGACCGATTATAAGAATGTTTCCATTGCAGGAAGGATCATGAGCAGAAGGATCATGGGAAATGCGTCTTTTGTAGAGCTTCAGGATAGTTCCGGCAGAATTCAGTTATATGTAAGAAGAGATGATCTTTGTCCTGAAGAGGATAAAACATATTACAATACATTCTTTAAAAAGCTTCTGGGTATAGGAGATTTCATCGGTGTTACAGGATATGTATTTACCACCCAGACCGGAGAAATTTCTATTCATGTTACCAGCCTTACATTGCTTACGAAAGCCTTAAAACCTCTTCCTATCGTAAAAGAAGCGGAAGATGAGCAAGGTAATAAAAAAGTATTTGATGCATTTTCAGATCCTGAGCAGAGATACCGTCAGAGATATGTGGATCTTATCGTAAATCCGGATGTAAAGGATACTTTTATTAAGAGAACTGCTCTTGTAAATACGATGAGAGATTACCTTAATAACAAAGGTTATCTTGAAGTCGAAACACCAATTCTGCAACCTCTTTATGGAGGTGCAGCAGCTAGGCCGTTTAAGACGCATCATAATACTCTTGATATGACTCTTTACCTTAGAATCGCAAATGAGCTATACCTGAAAAGGCTTATCGTTGGCGGTTTCGATGGTGTTTATGAATTTTCAAAAGATTTCAGAAACGAAGGCATGTCTCGTTTCCACAATCCTGAGTTTACCCAGATAGAGTTGTATGTTGCTTATAAAGACTATAACTGGATGGCTGACCTGGTAGAGGAAATGGTTGAGAAAATTGCTTTGAAACTTCATGGTACTACTGAGGTGAAGGTTGGTAACAACGTGATCAGCTTCCAGAGACCTTGGAAACGTTTTACTATGTTTGAAGCAATCAAGCATTTCACAGGTATCACTATTGATAACATGGATGAGGATGAACTTAGAAATGTTGCGAAAAGCCTTAACATAGATGTGGATGATTCAATGGGCAAAGGAAAGCTGATAGATGAGATATTCGGAGCGAAGTGCGAACCGAATCTGATCCAGCCTACATTTATCATGGATTACCCCGTAGAAATGTCACCACTGGCAAAAAGACACAGAACGAAAGAAGGTCTGGTAGAACGTTTTGAAGCTATCTGTAATGGAAAAGAAATCTGCAACTCATTCTCGGAATTAAATGATCCTGTGGATCAGAGAGCCAGATTTGAAGAGCAGCTGGAGTTAGGGAAAAGAGGAGATACAGAGGCTATGGTTCTTGATGAGGACTTCTTAAGATCTCTTGAATATGGTATGCCTCCAACAGCAGGTCTTGGTATTGGTATAGATCGTCTTGCAATGATCATGACCAATTCAAATTCTATTCAGGATGTTATCTTCTTCCCTCAGATGAAACCTGAAAAGCAGATGCAGCAGGCATCTGATGCTGAATATCTTGCCAGAGGAATTCAGAAAGAATGGATTCCATTGATGCAGAAAGCCGGAATAAATAACATTGAACAATTAAAATCCGCAAACGCCAATAAGTTGTTCAATGACCTTTGCGGAATGAGAAAAAAAATGAAGCTTGAAATCAAAGCTCCAACAATCGATGAGGTAAAATCCTGGATCGAAGCATAA
- a CDS encoding class I SAM-dependent methyltransferase: protein MKLLTPEHWKSYELIDSGNYKKLEKFGEFILSRPEPQAVWDPSMREDEWNKLNNAAFVKKKEEGNKNFDSERGEWVLKKGMKEQWLMPYSYKGMELKFRLGLSSFKHVGIFPEQASNWDYIYDTVKAMSGKPKVLNLFAYTGGASIAAKAAGADVTHVDSVKQVITWSRENMEASQLADIRWVVEDAMKFVQREVKRGNKYQGIILDPPAYGRGPTGEKWIIEEHLNQMLKYCADLLDNENYFFIINLYSIGFSALILETFTKQLFGDRKNLEIGELFLQDGFKKKLPLGVFSRFSSVKG, encoded by the coding sequence ATGAAATTACTTACTCCCGAACACTGGAAAAGCTATGAACTGATAGACTCGGGAAATTATAAAAAACTGGAGAAGTTCGGTGAATTCATTCTTTCCCGACCAGAACCTCAGGCTGTTTGGGATCCTTCCATGAGGGAAGATGAATGGAACAAATTGAACAATGCTGCTTTCGTTAAGAAAAAAGAAGAAGGCAATAAAAACTTTGATAGTGAAAGAGGAGAGTGGGTGCTGAAGAAAGGAATGAAAGAGCAATGGTTAATGCCATATTCTTACAAAGGAATGGAGTTGAAGTTCAGACTGGGTCTTTCAAGCTTTAAGCATGTTGGAATTTTTCCTGAACAGGCATCTAATTGGGATTATATTTATGATACTGTAAAAGCTATGTCAGGAAAGCCAAAAGTCCTGAATCTTTTTGCTTATACCGGAGGAGCTTCTATTGCAGCGAAAGCTGCCGGAGCAGATGTAACGCATGTTGATTCTGTAAAGCAGGTGATTACCTGGTCAAGAGAAAATATGGAAGCATCTCAACTGGCTGATATTCGTTGGGTTGTAGAGGATGCAATGAAGTTTGTACAAAGAGAAGTGAAAAGGGGAAATAAATATCAGGGCATTATTCTTGACCCACCTGCTTATGGAAGAGGCCCTACAGGAGAGAAGTGGATTATCGAGGAACATCTGAATCAAATGTTAAAGTACTGCGCAGATCTGCTGGATAATGAGAATTATTTCTTTATCATCAATCTTTATTCAATAGGATTTTCGGCGCTTATCCTTGAGACATTTACCAAACAACTTTTTGGCGATAGAAAAAATCTGGAAATAGGGGAGTTATTCCTTCAGGATGGGTTTAAAAAGAAATTGCCTTTAGGAGTATTCTCAAGATTTAGCTCTGTAAAAGGTTAA